Proteins encoded together in one Pontiella desulfatans window:
- a CDS encoding PEP-CTERM sorting domain-containing protein (PEP-CTERM proteins occur, often in large numbers, in the proteomes of bacteria that also encode an exosortase, a predicted intramembrane cysteine proteinase. The presence of a PEP-CTERM domain at a protein's C-terminus predicts cleavage within the sorting domain, followed by covalent anchoring to some some component of the (usually Gram-negative) cell surface. Many PEP-CTERM proteins exhibit an unusual sequence composition that includes large numbers of potential glycosylation sites. Expression of one such protein has been shown restore the ability of a bacterium to form floc, a type of biofilm.): MKKWTCLSTIVGIFAVGMVNATPYTWDGGAVTDLFGNAANWDPDTSLYTTADSFSIDGNASVRTGGASFNVGDFEVKSGSTLTVSAGDSFSIASGDTSQEVNGGTLNIFGAFNAQGNRWDAIGTMNVSGNLQSTGNFIAGGNLTVNHTSANTVLKIAQGGNSNFARDFGYNINGGTLNIFSELDLFSTTDGSAAVYLNGGDLKMGFNGGMNTGVSGYEGYLYNNLTLNGGDDGIIFTDATSELIVNGDKQMLVNQWISDGALSSTVGDMTVSYDSDLNRTYVTIPEPATIGLISFLGIGILTVRRFMLV, translated from the coding sequence ATGAAAAAATGGACATGTCTAAGTACAATCGTTGGCATCTTTGCGGTGGGTATGGTAAACGCTACGCCCTATACATGGGACGGCGGAGCAGTAACCGATCTGTTCGGCAATGCAGCAAACTGGGATCCCGATACCTCACTTTATACAACGGCTGATTCTTTTTCTATTGATGGAAACGCATCGGTTAGAACCGGAGGAGCCAGCTTCAATGTCGGCGATTTCGAGGTCAAGAGCGGATCAACGCTAACGGTATCGGCAGGGGACTCTTTTTCCATTGCGAGTGGGGATACTTCTCAGGAAGTTAACGGAGGAACCCTCAATATTTTTGGGGCATTCAATGCCCAGGGTAATCGTTGGGATGCCATCGGCACGATGAATGTGAGCGGTAACCTGCAATCGACCGGAAACTTTATCGCAGGTGGAAACCTTACTGTGAACCATACGTCAGCCAACACGGTTTTAAAAATTGCCCAGGGGGGAAATTCAAATTTCGCCCGGGACTTTGGATATAATATCAACGGTGGAACGCTGAATATTTTTTCCGAACTCGACCTCTTTTCCACAACGGATGGCTCGGCTGCGGTTTATTTGAATGGCGGCGACCTGAAGATGGGATTCAATGGGGGCATGAATACGGGGGTAAGCGGCTATGAGGGGTACCTTTATAATAACCTGACGCTGAACGGCGGCGATGACGGAATCATTTTCACGGATGCGACTTCCGAGCTTATTGTCAATGGCGACAAGCAGATGTTGGTGAACCAATGGATATCTGACGGCGCACTTTCCTCCACCGTCGGGGATATGACGGTCTCATACGATTCCGATCTCAACCGCACCTATGTCACGATTCCCGAACCGGCGACGATTGGGCTCATCTCTTTTTTAGGGATCGGCATTCTAACGGTTCGCCGCTTTATGCTGGTCTAA
- a CDS encoding autotransporter outer membrane beta-barrel domain-containing protein — protein sequence MKKWIIYTFILVVSAAQAQFTWDGGGDGASFGDTDNWNPSASYGITDDFLIDTAVSVTTGTNSFDIGQFDLENGAELTIAAGGSIKINDNIATSMSDGTLNVDGTFDTNGKRWDLGSGSNVFNVTGNFFSRGNHFATAGDTTVNHSSSNTIWKFSAAGSPGANRIFKYTINEGALNIYSELKLQSTAGGSAAIYLSGGDLKIGFNGPSIGDVYNYSGLNFTGGDDGIIFTDTNSTLIVQGNKTTTVNTWIADGALSTQVGALDVNYNGTNTIVTTFEALSGSYTWDGGGDAQSFGDADNWDPAGAAFLIDDDYAITSGVSVATGSNAFFIGQIDMDNGASLAVSEGGFLSIDKNAETVIKGGSTLTIDGEWNSGTLKWDIFGQGANVLNINGKFASKGNFFANTLTVNHTSDDAVLKIASAGGGNPAFPQQFVYNLNEGSLDIHHSVTLLSVTNAAAAIYLNGGDLTMGYSGGLGYNYGALTFHDGDDGIIFTDTASTLYVNGSNATLVATWIADGALSSTVGDMLVSYDTVEDETVVEIYTAPTEIGDVDFGILPGGDYVLCWGASNGASYAVESTPDLVNGSWTPVYSNVVGMGVTMCVTNSTDELQEFFRVILED from the coding sequence ATGAAAAAGTGGATCATATATACATTCATATTGGTGGTTTCAGCGGCTCAGGCTCAGTTTACGTGGGATGGCGGCGGTGATGGGGCGAGCTTCGGTGATACCGACAACTGGAATCCGAGCGCTTCCTACGGGATTACCGATGATTTTCTGATCGATACCGCCGTTTCGGTGACAACGGGAACGAACAGTTTCGATATTGGCCAGTTTGACCTCGAAAACGGGGCGGAACTGACTATTGCTGCCGGAGGTTCGATTAAAATCAATGATAATATTGCGACATCGATGTCGGATGGCACGCTGAATGTGGATGGGACGTTTGATACGAATGGTAAGCGCTGGGATCTTGGGTCTGGATCAAATGTCTTTAATGTGACCGGCAACTTTTTTTCGCGGGGTAACCATTTCGCGACCGCCGGAGATACGACGGTCAATCACAGCTCTTCAAATACGATCTGGAAATTTTCGGCGGCCGGCAGTCCCGGTGCCAACCGGATTTTTAAATACACGATCAACGAAGGTGCGCTGAACATCTACTCGGAGTTGAAACTGCAGTCAACCGCCGGCGGTTCTGCAGCCATCTATCTGAGCGGCGGGGATTTGAAGATTGGATTCAACGGTCCATCGATCGGAGATGTTTACAATTATTCCGGCCTGAATTTTACGGGCGGCGATGATGGTATTATTTTCACAGACACGAATTCAACCCTGATTGTTCAAGGCAACAAGACCACCACAGTAAATACCTGGATTGCCGATGGCGCGCTTTCTACCCAGGTCGGAGCGCTTGATGTTAATTACAACGGAACCAATACGATTGTGACGACCTTCGAAGCCTTGTCCGGTTCCTATACGTGGGATGGCGGTGGTGATGCCCAGAGCTTTGGCGATGCCGATAACTGGGATCCGGCCGGAGCCGCGTTCCTGATTGATGATGATTATGCAATCACTTCCGGGGTGAGTGTTGCCACGGGCAGCAACGCGTTCTTTATTGGTCAGATCGACATGGATAACGGTGCATCCCTGGCGGTTTCAGAAGGTGGTTTCCTCAGTATCGACAAGAATGCCGAGACCGTCATAAAGGGCGGATCCACGCTGACGATTGACGGGGAATGGAATTCCGGCACGTTGAAGTGGGATATTTTCGGGCAGGGTGCCAATGTATTGAATATCAACGGCAAATTTGCTTCGAAGGGAAACTTTTTTGCAAATACGCTGACGGTCAACCACACATCGGATGATGCCGTGTTGAAGATTGCTTCTGCCGGTGGTGGGAATCCTGCATTTCCGCAACAGTTTGTCTATAACCTCAATGAGGGGTCGCTCGATATTCATCATAGCGTAACGCTTCTCTCTGTGACCAACGCTGCGGCAGCCATCTATCTCAACGGCGGTGATCTGACCATGGGATACAGCGGGGGATTGGGATATAACTATGGTGCCCTTACGTTTCATGACGGGGATGACGGCATTATCTTTACGGATACCGCCTCCACTCTGTATGTGAACGGAAGTAATGCGACTCTGGTTGCGACGTGGATTGCCGACGGAGCTCTCTCTTCTACAGTTGGCGATATGCTGGTTTCGTATGACACGGTTGAAGACGAAACGGTAGTCGAAATCTACACCGCGCCTACGGAAATCGGCGATGTTGATTTCGGGATCCTGCCGGGCGGCGACTATGTCCTGTGCTGGGGTGCATCGAATGGGGCTTCTTATGCCGTGGAATCAACCCCTGATCTGGTAAACGGATCCTGGACGCCGGTTTACAGTAATGTCGTGGGCATGGGCGTAACCATGTGTGTTACGAACAGCACGGACGAACTGCAGGAATTCTTCAGGGTAATTCTGGAAGATTAG
- a CDS encoding sulfatase-like hydrolase/transferase, with amino-acid sequence MASAEPSVSDMPNILFLIADDLSTRLGCYGDRVAITPAIDQLAREGVLFERAYACGTVCTPSRKSFLTGMGVRTVGWGNNNYLIDNPDAMTMPRWFREHGYQTAKVGKVQHKDAFEGALDWDLNMNTTEVFPSGNEGKVVEKLVSDDGRQVVDVHIRRDDQPSMDESRTDAFMKFVDQQWDSSKPFFFALGFHAPHEPHEANRRHYDLYCAEEMPISVPPPGATPMTKPYPASFRRWSVEVPEAAQREAVLGYYGAVSGLDEQVGRAMDFLEERDIADNTIVVFISDQGYCLGYRDCWAKHLLYPAVLRVPLIVRDPRMKRGDIRVEGLVELLDIFPTLTEMAGLPTPGGLDGASFVPLMVDPSKRGRPATYAQGILHLGRGKAVTTETATYLEWDGGEFTEFYNLKADPDAWHNQIGNPEGAGAVNRHRLLLRGHFE; translated from the coding sequence ATGGCCTCTGCTGAGCCTTCTGTGTCGGATATGCCCAACATTCTCTTTCTGATTGCGGACGACCTATCTACCCGGTTGGGGTGCTACGGCGATCGCGTGGCCATTACTCCCGCAATTGACCAGCTTGCCCGTGAGGGCGTACTGTTTGAACGAGCCTATGCGTGTGGCACGGTCTGTACACCGAGCCGGAAATCATTTCTGACGGGTATGGGCGTCAGAACCGTTGGGTGGGGCAATAACAATTACCTCATAGACAACCCGGATGCCATGACCATGCCCCGGTGGTTCCGCGAGCATGGTTACCAGACGGCCAAGGTTGGAAAGGTTCAGCACAAGGATGCTTTCGAAGGCGCCCTGGACTGGGATCTGAATATGAATACGACCGAAGTGTTCCCGTCCGGGAATGAAGGGAAGGTCGTGGAGAAGCTGGTTTCCGACGATGGCAGGCAGGTGGTGGATGTCCATATTCGGCGGGATGACCAGCCCAGCATGGATGAAAGCCGTACCGATGCGTTCATGAAATTTGTAGATCAGCAATGGGATAGTTCGAAGCCGTTCTTTTTTGCTTTGGGTTTCCACGCACCGCACGAACCGCACGAGGCGAACCGGCGTCATTATGATCTCTATTGTGCGGAAGAGATGCCGATTTCTGTTCCGCCGCCCGGCGCCACGCCCATGACGAAGCCGTACCCGGCGAGTTTCAGACGGTGGTCTGTAGAGGTTCCTGAGGCTGCGCAACGGGAAGCTGTTCTCGGTTATTATGGGGCGGTATCGGGCCTGGATGAACAGGTTGGCCGAGCCATGGATTTCCTTGAAGAACGGGATATCGCCGACAATACCATTGTGGTGTTTATTTCAGATCAGGGTTATTGCCTGGGATACCGCGATTGCTGGGCAAAGCATTTACTCTATCCAGCGGTTTTGCGTGTGCCGCTCATAGTCAGGGATCCTCGGATGAAGCGTGGGGATATCCGGGTTGAGGGCCTCGTGGAGTTACTTGATATTTTCCCAACCTTGACGGAGATGGCCGGGCTGCCAACGCCCGGCGGCCTCGATGGAGCTAGTTTTGTTCCGTTGATGGTTGACCCTTCAAAGAGAGGGAGGCCTGCCACCTATGCCCAGGGCATTCTTCATCTTGGTCGAGGCAAAGCCGTAACGACCGAAACAGCGACTTATTTGGAATGGGATGGCGGGGAGTTCACCGAATTTTACAACCTGAAAGCAGACCCCGATGCCTGGCATAACCAGATCGGAAATCCGGAAGGGGCGGGGGCTGTAAACCGGCATCGCCTGTTGTTGAGGGGCCATTTTGAATAA
- a CDS encoding LacI family DNA-binding transcriptional regulator: MKVKLKDLAQMCGVDASTVSRAIKGDPRISKATTERVQEVARKMGYQPNLAARLLKQGHSHIFWFVVPALGTTIDWKIAERASITAAKNGFDTAIAVHHGRQEDFNRLIDNMGSGLAAGAVINRRDIKDVSAVRRLLDMNFPIIFIDVPVGSLDVCVITTENSVASEGLVKNCLNEGVDEFVLAFDREKNPVEQQRFDGAAKAITAAGVRYIDASQGDGWGQLIHGEKRIGVLASWQGPIQDLVFANADVFCGKELIAGCFDAWPGEPAPAKKVIVAVQDYDGMADAALNHLISAHGGERQGCPAALPIAEYQVLNGRF, translated from the coding sequence ATGAAAGTTAAGTTGAAGGATTTGGCGCAGATGTGCGGGGTGGACGCCTCGACGGTTTCGCGGGCGATCAAGGGTGACCCGCGCATCAGTAAGGCAACCACCGAGCGGGTACAGGAGGTGGCGCGCAAGATGGGCTACCAGCCGAATCTTGCGGCCCGGTTGTTGAAGCAGGGGCATTCCCATATTTTCTGGTTTGTCGTCCCTGCCTTGGGAACGACGATTGACTGGAAAATTGCGGAGCGCGCCAGTATTACTGCGGCGAAAAATGGGTTCGACACGGCTATTGCCGTGCATCATGGCCGCCAGGAGGACTTTAACCGGTTGATTGATAATATGGGGTCGGGGTTGGCGGCAGGGGCGGTAATCAACCGGCGTGACATTAAGGATGTGTCTGCAGTCCGTCGGTTGTTGGATATGAATTTCCCGATCATCTTTATCGATGTGCCCGTTGGTTCCCTCGATGTCTGCGTGATTACTACTGAAAACTCGGTCGCTTCGGAAGGATTAGTGAAAAATTGTCTCAACGAAGGGGTCGACGAGTTCGTGCTGGCCTTTGACCGGGAGAAAAATCCGGTGGAGCAGCAGCGTTTTGACGGAGCTGCCAAGGCGATTACAGCCGCCGGTGTGCGCTATATTGATGCATCGCAGGGCGATGGTTGGGGGCAGTTGATCCATGGGGAAAAACGCATTGGTGTATTGGCTTCCTGGCAGGGCCCCATTCAGGATCTGGTTTTTGCGAATGCAGATGTTTTCTGTGGAAAAGAATTGATTGCGGGCTGCTTTGACGCCTGGCCGGGGGAGCCGGCTCCCGCCAAAAAGGTGATTGTTGCGGTTCAGGATTATGATGGCATGGCTGATGCGGCGCTGAACCATCTCATTTCTGCGCATGGAGGTGAAAGGCAGGGCTGCCCGGCGGCGTTGCCGATCGCGGAGTACCAAGTGCTCAACGGGCGTTTTTGA
- a CDS encoding sulfatase — MKNNMAHLVVLLLWGMASCAHAIEETRPNVLLIAVDDLNDWIGCMGGHPQAQTPNMDRLAKLGVLFTNAHCQSPVCNPSRASMMSGLYPETTGIYFLNPPPKESPVLQKTVMMPQRFETEGYFVSGAGKLFHNGGKQNETYVPNYGGSFGGFGPFPKKKLSSFPGVKLWDWGAFPERDDQMPDHKVADWAVGQLKQEFDRPFFLAVGFVTPHVPQYTPQKWIDLYPLEDLQCPEIREDDLEDISQYAINLTSLNHVAPTHAWVEENDQWKPLVQTYLACVSFMDAQVGRVLDALEKSPYADNTLIVFFSDHGFHLGEKEHWAKRTIWQDGAGVPLIVAGPGVASGAMCDKPVQLLDIYPTLLAAGGLAPNPLHEGHSLKPLLNNPAADWPHVARSSFGPGNVAIVSEGFRYIRYNDGSEELYDRKKDPHEWNNQSNAPERKAVIEWHRNQLPADYHPVLGKSSTGHKAFKASEERKSK, encoded by the coding sequence ATGAAAAATAATATGGCTCATCTGGTTGTACTGTTGCTGTGGGGCATGGCCTCCTGTGCCCATGCCATCGAAGAAACCCGACCCAATGTACTGCTGATTGCGGTGGATGACCTGAACGACTGGATCGGCTGCATGGGCGGGCATCCGCAGGCGCAGACGCCCAACATGGATCGACTGGCGAAGCTCGGAGTTTTGTTTACCAATGCCCATTGCCAGTCGCCGGTGTGCAATCCGTCGCGAGCGAGTATGATGAGCGGGCTCTATCCGGAAACCACCGGCATCTATTTCCTGAACCCGCCGCCGAAGGAATCCCCGGTGCTCCAAAAAACAGTGATGATGCCGCAGCGTTTCGAGACGGAAGGCTATTTCGTGTCGGGAGCCGGCAAGCTGTTCCACAACGGGGGAAAGCAGAATGAAACGTATGTGCCGAACTATGGCGGATCATTCGGCGGGTTTGGGCCGTTCCCCAAAAAGAAGCTTTCTTCGTTCCCGGGGGTAAAGCTCTGGGATTGGGGCGCGTTTCCTGAACGCGATGACCAAATGCCGGACCACAAAGTCGCGGACTGGGCGGTCGGGCAACTGAAGCAGGAGTTTGACCGCCCGTTTTTCCTGGCGGTCGGCTTTGTAACTCCGCACGTCCCGCAATACACGCCGCAAAAATGGATCGATCTCTATCCGCTCGAAGACCTGCAATGCCCGGAAATCCGGGAAGACGATCTGGAGGACATTTCGCAATATGCCATTAATCTTACCAGCCTGAACCATGTTGCGCCGACCCATGCGTGGGTCGAGGAAAACGATCAATGGAAGCCGTTGGTGCAGACCTATCTGGCGTGTGTGTCGTTCATGGATGCGCAGGTTGGGCGGGTGCTCGACGCATTGGAAAAAAGCCCGTATGCGGACAATACCCTGATTGTGTTTTTCAGCGACCACGGCTTCCACCTAGGAGAAAAGGAGCATTGGGCCAAGCGAACCATCTGGCAGGATGGGGCGGGCGTTCCGCTGATCGTGGCGGGCCCCGGCGTGGCTAGTGGCGCAATGTGCGACAAGCCCGTTCAGTTGCTGGACATCTACCCGACGCTGCTGGCCGCCGGTGGATTGGCCCCAAACCCATTGCACGAAGGGCATTCCCTGAAACCTTTGTTGAACAACCCGGCTGCCGACTGGCCGCATGTTGCGCGTAGCAGCTTCGGCCCCGGCAATGTGGCCATCGTGTCGGAGGGCTTCCGCTACATCCGCTACAACGACGGTAGCGAGGAACTATACGATCGGAAGAAGGATCCCCACGAGTGGAACAACCAGTCGAATGCCCCCGAGCGGAAGGCGGTGATTGAGTGGCACCGCAACCAACTGCCTGCGGACTACCACCCGGTGCTGGGTAAAAGTTCGACCGGGCACAAAGCATTTAAGGCATCTGAAGAAAGGAAGTCGAAATGA
- a CDS encoding glycosyl hydrolase — protein MTKYICMVLAFLLSNVNAQTLDQSFRNPPESTKPWCYWYWIDGDVTKEGITKDLEAMAEVGISRVMIGNVTLNKKTGPLKMLSPDWMETTRHAFSEAKRVGVDLYMFNGPGWSQSGGPWIKPEQSMRRVTWHELVAKGGAFSKNIRPKGMDAGQDIAVLAMPNLDGVSLEGEMLEGKLFFTHHEPFTARALRVNGDLQGKLFALIDGERKWIADIHAEKGNSKTDFLADADQTFSFADTAARTFEFILQKSPKKKTKKKGSGAGPAKVVLTSVPTVAQVANKQMGRMHPTPAPTWESYVFTDTVEPSDQSVLVQQCQIINLTDQLQEDGMLSCKLPAGNWNIIYFGMETTGKQNHPAPPEATGLEVDKMNKAHVRHHFNGMFSELIKNMGPEEKAAFKGITIDSYEVGAQNWTDGFAAEFEKRNGYDPIKLLPVMTGAVIDSAALSDRFLWDLRRTVADMIAENYVGELRDCAHEHGLALWCENYGHWGFPAEFLLYGGHADEVGGEFWVTPKDRGTIECRAASSAAHIYGKRRVYAEAFTNRLMPDPPFSFKARGEELFCEGINHFVLHVYVHQPRDGEPGKNPWFGTPFHRNTPWFKDSKDWITYLRRCHYMLQQGDPAADVAVYIGDFAPQMTGPANPVPGGYDYDYINSDVILRRLQVVDGEWVVFDEDDPKRIAARYRVLAMPTVKHIRPQVLARLEELRRAGGRTVDSVPVSASMLEDAGVAPMVSNASFPLRWTARRLEDGMVFFLSNFGETGRCEVTLRASGERVELFNPVTGAISTPQRVSKESGGIRVGFDVGKKDDSCFVVVRGK, from the coding sequence ATGACTAAATATATATGCATGGTTCTAGCGTTTCTTCTTTCCAACGTTAATGCGCAGACGCTGGATCAATCTTTTCGGAATCCGCCGGAGTCCACCAAGCCATGGTGCTACTGGTACTGGATCGATGGCGATGTAACGAAAGAGGGTATCACCAAGGATCTGGAAGCGATGGCCGAGGTGGGGATCAGTCGGGTGATGATCGGCAACGTTACGCTGAATAAAAAAACGGGCCCGCTGAAAATGCTGTCGCCGGATTGGATGGAAACCACCCGCCATGCATTCTCCGAAGCCAAGCGGGTGGGCGTTGACCTGTATATGTTCAACGGCCCGGGCTGGAGCCAGTCCGGCGGCCCCTGGATCAAACCGGAGCAGTCGATGCGGCGCGTAACCTGGCATGAGCTTGTTGCCAAAGGCGGCGCGTTTTCCAAAAATATCCGCCCGAAAGGAATGGACGCCGGCCAGGATATTGCGGTGTTGGCGATGCCGAATTTGGATGGGGTTTCGCTCGAAGGCGAAATGCTGGAGGGAAAGTTGTTTTTTACCCACCATGAGCCCTTCACGGCGCGTGCGCTACGGGTAAATGGCGATCTGCAAGGAAAGCTCTTTGCGTTGATCGACGGAGAACGCAAATGGATCGCAGATATCCATGCTGAGAAGGGGAATTCGAAAACCGATTTTTTGGCCGATGCAGATCAAACGTTCAGCTTTGCGGACACCGCAGCCCGAACCTTTGAATTCATCCTTCAGAAGTCGCCTAAAAAGAAAACGAAGAAGAAAGGTTCCGGGGCGGGGCCTGCAAAGGTGGTGCTGACTTCTGTACCTACCGTTGCCCAGGTTGCGAATAAGCAGATGGGGCGTATGCACCCCACGCCGGCTCCAACGTGGGAATCCTATGTTTTTACAGATACCGTCGAGCCCTCGGACCAGTCGGTGTTGGTTCAACAATGTCAGATCATCAATCTGACTGATCAGCTTCAAGAAGATGGAATGCTGAGCTGCAAGCTGCCGGCAGGAAACTGGAACATCATCTATTTCGGCATGGAGACCACGGGCAAGCAGAACCATCCCGCCCCGCCGGAAGCTACGGGACTCGAAGTTGATAAAATGAACAAAGCCCATGTGCGGCATCACTTCAACGGTATGTTCAGCGAGCTCATCAAAAACATGGGGCCTGAAGAAAAGGCCGCGTTCAAAGGGATCACTATCGACAGTTATGAAGTCGGCGCGCAAAACTGGACGGATGGGTTTGCCGCTGAATTTGAAAAACGCAACGGATATGATCCAATCAAGCTGCTGCCGGTGATGACCGGCGCGGTGATCGACAGTGCCGCTCTGTCGGATCGCTTTCTCTGGGATCTCCGCCGGACGGTCGCCGATATGATTGCGGAGAATTATGTTGGTGAACTGCGGGACTGCGCCCATGAACATGGGCTGGCGCTTTGGTGCGAAAACTACGGCCACTGGGGATTCCCCGCCGAGTTCCTGCTCTATGGCGGCCATGCCGATGAAGTTGGGGGGGAATTCTGGGTGACCCCGAAGGATCGCGGCACCATCGAGTGCCGGGCGGCCAGCTCTGCGGCGCACATTTACGGTAAACGCCGGGTCTATGCGGAAGCCTTCACGAACCGCCTGATGCCCGATCCGCCCTTTTCGTTCAAAGCCCGGGGCGAGGAGCTGTTCTGCGAGGGGATCAACCATTTTGTGCTGCATGTCTACGTGCATCAGCCCCGCGATGGTGAGCCGGGAAAGAATCCATGGTTCGGCACGCCGTTCCATCGCAACACACCTTGGTTCAAGGATTCCAAGGATTGGATCACCTATCTGCGACGCTGCCACTATATGCTGCAGCAGGGGGATCCGGCTGCTGATGTGGCGGTATACATCGGAGACTTTGCTCCGCAGATGACCGGCCCCGCCAACCCGGTGCCGGGCGGTTATGATTATGACTACATCAATTCCGACGTCATTCTACGGCGGCTGCAGGTGGTGGATGGCGAGTGGGTGGTTTTTGATGAGGACGATCCCAAGCGGATTGCCGCCCGTTACCGCGTATTGGCGATGCCAACCGTAAAACATATTCGACCCCAGGTGCTGGCGCGGCTCGAAGAGTTGAGGCGGGCAGGCGGCCGAACGGTTGATTCGGTACCGGTCTCTGCTTCGATGCTGGAGGATGCCGGTGTTGCGCCGATGGTTTCCAATGCAAGCTTTCCGCTGCGCTGGACGGCTCGCCGCCTTGAAGATGGCATGGTTTTCTTCCTCTCTAATTTCGGTGAAACCGGCAGGTGTGAAGTTACCCTGCGCGCATCCGGAGAGCGGGTTGAGCTGTTTAATCCCGTTACGGGCGCGATCAGCACCCCGCAGCGGGTTTCTAAGGAAAGCGGCGGAATCCGGGTTGGCTTTGATGTAGGGAAGAAGGATGATTCCTGCTTTGTTGTGGTGCGTGGTAAATAG